A genomic window from Ignavibacteria bacterium includes:
- the asnS gene encoding asparagine--tRNA ligase produces MKNRYYIDKIADFVGQEVIIRGWLYNIRTSGKLMFPQLRDGTGIIQGVVSQKEVTEKVWEDFKKLTQESSLIVTGTVAKHPKKEEYELHVKDIEIVQIADPYPITPKDHGIEFLADHRHLWVRSQRQTAIIKVREEIIKACRDYMYDNGFTLFDSPIFTPNAAEGTTTLFSSDYFDLGKAYLAQTGQLYAEAGAMALGKVYDFGPTFRAEKSKTRRHLTEFWMIEPEMAFYDIYDDMDLIEDFIVYIVERVIKNRKKELEILERDISKLEAVKKPFPRITYDEAVEIINKKNVPLIRKKADGGEEEIRPFPWGEDFGAPHEEAVVEDYDRPVMVYNWPSEAKAFYMKRDPENPKVVRGVDVLAPEGYGEIVGGSEREDDLQLLETRIKEHNLPMDAFQWYLDLRRFGSVPHSGFGMGIERVVCWLCKLDHVRESIPFPRLMYRNRP; encoded by the coding sequence GTGAAAAATCGCTATTACATAGATAAAATTGCAGATTTCGTAGGCCAGGAAGTAATTATCCGGGGATGGCTGTATAATATCCGTACTTCAGGTAAATTAATGTTCCCGCAGTTAAGAGATGGTACCGGGATCATTCAGGGAGTTGTATCACAGAAAGAAGTAACAGAAAAAGTTTGGGAAGATTTTAAAAAGCTTACACAGGAATCATCACTCATTGTAACAGGTACTGTTGCTAAACATCCCAAGAAGGAAGAGTATGAGCTGCATGTTAAAGATATTGAAATTGTGCAGATAGCAGATCCATATCCTATAACACCAAAGGATCACGGGATTGAATTCCTTGCTGACCACAGGCATTTGTGGGTGCGCTCGCAAAGGCAGACTGCGATAATTAAAGTTCGTGAAGAAATTATTAAGGCATGCCGTGATTACATGTATGATAACGGCTTTACGCTTTTTGATTCACCTATATTTACACCAAACGCTGCTGAAGGTACAACAACATTGTTCTCATCAGATTATTTCGATCTTGGCAAGGCTTATCTTGCGCAGACAGGTCAATTATATGCCGAAGCCGGCGCAATGGCATTGGGTAAAGTATATGATTTCGGCCCAACTTTCCGCGCCGAAAAATCAAAGACCCGCAGGCATTTAACCGAGTTCTGGATGATAGAGCCTGAAATGGCATTCTATGATATTTACGATGATATGGATCTTATTGAGGATTTTATTGTATATATAGTTGAGCGCGTAATTAAGAACAGAAAAAAAGAGCTTGAAATACTTGAGCGTGATATATCAAAACTTGAGGCGGTCAAAAAACCGTTTCCAAGAATAACTTACGATGAAGCTGTTGAGATAATCAATAAAAAGAATGTTCCGCTAATCCGTAAAAAAGCTGATGGCGGTGAAGAGGAGATCAGGCCATTCCCATGGGGTGAAGATTTTGGAGCTCCCCATGAAGAAGCAGTTGTTGAAGATTATGACAGGCCTGTAATGGTATACAACTGGCCTTCTGAAGCAAAGGCATTTTATATGAAACGTGATCCTGAAAATCCAAAAGTGGTGCGAGGAGTTGATGTGCTTGCGCCTGAAGGTTACGGTGAAATAGTTGGCGGGAGTGAACGTGAAGATGACCTGCAGCTTCTTGAAACAAGAATTAAGGAACATAATCTGCCTATGGATGCGTTTCAGTGGTATCTGGATCTCCGCAGGTTCGGCAGCGTGCCGCACAGCGGGTTCGGCATGGGTATAGAACGTGTTGTTTGCTGGTTATGTAAGCTTGATCATGTTAGAGAGTCAATTCCGTTCCCAAGGCTGATGTACAGGAACCGGCCGTAA
- a CDS encoding NAD(P)/FAD-dependent oxidoreductase: MNFNTIIIGAGAAGLMCAIEAGKRGRKVLVLEHAEKIGKKILISGGGRCNFTNLDVKPENFISNNPHFCKSALARYTPQDFISLVENHGIKYHEKKLGQLFCDGSAKEIVQMLQNECDDAGVEIKVNCTIDNIEQINNSGSETSFRITSNIGEFITESLVIATGGISIPQMGASDLGYKIAKQFGLKLTKTVPALVPFTLNEKAYSELSGLSIDSIVSCNNISFRENILFTHKGLSGPAILQISSYWNGGDTVNIDLLPETDLPSVLNEHKPNKTELVNVLSKFFPKRFAEKWCELNFPTKPVNKLSDKEIEMIEIMLHCWKLVPKGTEGFGKAEVTKGGVDTNELSSKTMESKKVPGLYFIGEVVDVTGWLGGYNFQWAWSSGFAAGEFV, from the coding sequence ATGAACTTCAACACCATCATAATCGGCGCGGGCGCTGCGGGACTTATGTGTGCAATTGAAGCCGGAAAACGCGGCAGGAAAGTACTGGTGCTGGAGCATGCTGAAAAGATAGGGAAGAAAATACTTATTTCCGGCGGAGGAAGGTGCAACTTCACAAATCTTGATGTTAAACCCGAAAATTTTATTTCAAATAATCCGCATTTCTGCAAATCAGCTTTGGCTAGGTATACCCCGCAGGATTTCATATCACTTGTTGAAAATCACGGCATCAAGTATCACGAAAAAAAGCTGGGACAGCTTTTTTGTGACGGCTCCGCCAAAGAAATTGTCCAAATGCTGCAAAATGAATGCGATGATGCGGGTGTTGAAATCAAGGTAAACTGTACCATTGATAACATTGAACAAATTAACAATTCAGGCAGCGAAACATCATTCCGTATTACAAGTAATATTGGAGAGTTTATAACCGAATCACTTGTCATTGCTACGGGCGGAATTTCAATTCCGCAAATGGGCGCAAGTGATCTGGGTTACAAGATCGCCAAACAATTTGGTTTAAAATTAACCAAAACTGTCCCGGCACTTGTACCTTTCACACTGAATGAAAAAGCATACAGCGAACTTTCAGGGCTTTCCATAGACTCTATTGTCAGCTGTAACAATATCAGCTTCCGTGAAAACATATTGTTCACACATAAAGGATTGAGCGGTCCCGCAATTTTACAGATTTCAAGCTATTGGAACGGGGGAGATACAGTAAACATCGATCTATTGCCTGAAACAGATCTGCCATCAGTTTTAAATGAACATAAACCCAACAAAACAGAGCTTGTGAATGTTCTTTCAAAATTTTTCCCGAAAAGATTTGCCGAAAAATGGTGTGAGCTTAATTTTCCAACAAAACCGGTTAATAAACTCTCTGATAAAGAAATTGAAATGATAGAAATAATGCTGCACTGCTGGAAGTTAGTTCCTAAAGGAACCGAAGGATTTGGCAAAGCGGAAGTAACAAAAGGTGGAGTTGATACAAATGAGCTATCAAGCAAAACCATGGAGTCAAAAAAAGTACCCGGCCTCTATTTTATTGGTGAAGTGGTCGATGTTACCGGCTGGCTTGGCGGTTATAACTTTCAGTGGGCATGGTCTTCCGGATTTGCAGCAGGAGAGTTTGTCTGA
- a CDS encoding ABC transporter ATP-binding protein, which produces MHVIETQNLYKEYTQKFSKQKVNALNDFTFNVEQGEIFGLLGPNGAGKTTLIKILLAITFPTNGSAKLFGTDVKNHKAKTKVGYLPENHKFPSYLTGEQVLMYYGQLSGMKAGADMNKRIDEMLGMMNLTQWRKTRIKKYSKGMMQKLGLAQSMLSDPDLIFLDEPTDGVDPIGRKEIRDILAQIKSRGKTIFLNSHLLSEVEMICDRVAILNKGDLIKEGNVDDLTKAENIFAVHTVDALTMDVKQKVLAVDGSAGIGEKEINTESGIDKLNVIIDTLRSSGVKIQTVNQKTSTLEELFINVIKKDNTN; this is translated from the coding sequence ATGCACGTAATAGAAACGCAGAATCTGTACAAAGAGTACACCCAAAAGTTTTCAAAGCAGAAAGTTAATGCTTTGAATGATTTTACTTTCAATGTTGAGCAGGGAGAGATCTTTGGCTTGCTGGGTCCGAACGGAGCCGGTAAAACGACACTCATAAAGATACTTCTTGCAATTACATTTCCAACAAACGGTTCAGCAAAGCTTTTTGGTACTGATGTAAAGAACCATAAAGCCAAAACTAAGGTAGGATATTTGCCTGAAAATCATAAGTTTCCCAGTTATTTGACCGGAGAACAGGTGCTGATGTATTACGGTCAGCTCTCAGGAATGAAGGCCGGTGCTGATATGAATAAACGCATCGATGAAATGCTTGGTATGATGAATCTTACGCAATGGCGCAAAACCAGGATCAAGAAGTATTCTAAAGGTATGATGCAGAAGCTGGGTCTTGCACAGTCAATGTTAAGCGATCCCGACCTGATCTTCCTTGATGAACCGACCGATGGTGTTGACCCAATTGGAAGGAAAGAGATACGTGATATACTTGCTCAGATCAAATCAAGAGGCAAGACAATATTTCTAAACTCTCACCTGCTTTCAGAAGTTGAAATGATTTGTGACAGGGTTGCTATCTTAAATAAGGGAGACCTTATAAAAGAAGGTAATGTTGATGACCTTACGAAGGCTGAAAATATTTTTGCCGTTCATACTGTAGATGCATTAACAATGGATGTAAAGCAGAAGGTTCTTGCAGTTGATGGCAGTGCAGGCATTGGTGAAAAGGAAATTAATACTGAATCAGGTATCGATAAACTGAATGTTATAATTGATACTCTGCGCTCAAGCGGTGTTAAGATACAGACCGTAAATCAGAAAACAAGTACTCTTGAGGAATTATTTATAAACGTAATCAAAAAGGATAATACCAACTAA
- a CDS encoding YifB family Mg chelatase-like AAA ATPase has translation MISSVIGSTTVGVNAFRVTIETHVEKSLPKIIIVGLPDSAVKESAERVSAAIKNSSLFFPVQKVTVNLAPADVRKEGSGFDLPIAIGILCETEQVKPDMLGDYLFAGELSLDGKLRPVKGILPIAIEAKRQGLKGMIIPEENAREAAMVEGIDVHPLGSLIEVVEFLNNGGGLEPFRVNLDEIFNVDQKSIVDFADVKGQIEVKRALEVAAAGGHNIIMVGPPGSGKTMLAKRIPTILPPMSFDEALETTKIHSVAGLLPSNTALVSIRPYRSPHHTISDVALVGGGPAAKPGEISFAHHGVLFLDELPEFKKNVLEVMRQPLEDGRVTISRSKITVDYPCNFMLASAMNPCPCGNYGNPNQDCSCQPQQIQRYMSKISGPLLDRIDIHIQVQAVKYKELSSAQTGEPSADIRARVIKAREIQLKRFKDKKNIFSNADMQSKDIREFCKIDSASEELMKMAITKLGLSARAYDRILKVARTIADLSGEENISSAHISEAIQYRSLDRTMWMG, from the coding sequence ATGATATCATCTGTAATTGGCTCAACCACAGTTGGTGTGAATGCTTTCAGGGTAACAATTGAAACGCATGTTGAAAAATCCCTGCCAAAAATAATTATTGTAGGACTTCCGGACAGCGCTGTAAAAGAATCTGCAGAAAGAGTAAGCGCAGCTATCAAAAATTCTTCTTTATTCTTTCCGGTACAGAAAGTTACAGTTAATTTAGCTCCCGCCGATGTAAGAAAAGAAGGCAGCGGATTTGACCTGCCTATAGCAATCGGAATATTGTGCGAAACAGAACAGGTTAAGCCTGATATGCTGGGTGATTACCTTTTTGCAGGCGAACTTTCTTTAGATGGCAAGCTTAGACCTGTAAAAGGTATCCTGCCAATAGCAATAGAAGCTAAAAGGCAGGGTCTGAAAGGCATGATCATACCTGAAGAGAATGCACGCGAAGCAGCCATGGTTGAAGGTATTGATGTACATCCGCTTGGTTCATTAATTGAAGTTGTGGAATTCCTGAACAACGGAGGCGGCCTGGAGCCGTTCAGGGTTAACCTGGATGAAATATTTAATGTTGACCAGAAAAGTATTGTTGATTTTGCCGATGTTAAAGGGCAGATAGAAGTAAAACGTGCGCTCGAAGTTGCAGCAGCAGGCGGGCATAATATTATAATGGTTGGTCCCCCGGGCTCGGGTAAAACAATGCTTGCAAAGCGTATACCAACTATCCTTCCGCCAATGTCTTTTGATGAAGCCCTTGAGACTACTAAAATCCATTCAGTTGCCGGACTTCTTCCTTCGAATACTGCACTGGTATCGATCAGACCCTACCGTTCACCGCATCATACTATAAGTGATGTTGCGCTTGTTGGCGGGGGACCCGCGGCAAAGCCGGGAGAGATCTCCTTCGCTCATCACGGAGTACTTTTTCTTGATGAGCTTCCGGAGTTTAAAAAGAATGTACTTGAAGTTATGCGCCAGCCGCTTGAAGACGGAAGGGTGACAATTTCCAGATCAAAAATCACCGTAGATTACCCATGTAATTTTATGCTGGCATCGGCAATGAACCCATGCCCGTGCGGCAATTACGGCAATCCGAACCAGGATTGCAGCTGCCAGCCGCAGCAGATACAGCGGTATATGTCAAAAATTTCGGGGCCTTTGCTTGACAGGATAGATATTCATATACAGGTTCAGGCTGTTAAATATAAGGAGCTTTCAAGCGCTCAAACCGGTGAGCCTTCAGCAGATATCAGAGCAAGGGTCATTAAAGCCCGGGAGATACAGCTGAAAAGATTTAAGGATAAAAAAAATATTTTCAGTAATGCTGATATGCAGTCAAAAGATATCCGGGAATTCTGTAAAATTGATAGTGCAAGTGAAGAACTTATGAAAATGGCAATTACCAAACTTGGGCTATCTGCACGTGCTTATGACAGGATACTTAAAGTCGCCCGAACAATTGCTGATCTTTCAGGTGAAGAAAATATATCTTCTGCTCACATCAGCGAGGCTATACAATACCGCTCGCTTGACAGAACCATGTGGATGGGATAA
- the dnaK gene encoding molecular chaperone DnaK, producing the protein MGKIIGIDLGTTNSVVAVMEGNDPVVIPNAEGHRTTPSVVAFTKGGERLVGQAAKRQSVTNPQNTVSSIKRFMGRRYNEVTDEISKVSYKVVKGENDTARVEIGDRVYSPPEISAMVLQKMKQTAEDYLGQKVTEAVITVPAYFNDAQRQATTDAGKIAGLEVKRIINEPTAAALAYGLDKKKKDEKVAVYDLGGGTFDISILELYDIEGTGNFQVKSTNGDTHLGGDDFDQRLMDYLAEEFQKLEGIDLRKDPMALQRLKVEAERVKCDLSSQTQADVKLPYITAIDGVPKHIDMTVTRAKFEQLVDDLIQRTMEPCKKALADSGFTVDQIDEVILVGGSTRIPKVQEAVKNFFKKEPHKGVNPDEVVAIGAAIQGGVLTGDVKDVLLLDVTPLSLGIETLGGVMTKMIDANTTIPTKKTEVYSTASDNQPSVEIHILQGERPMAQDNRTIGRFHLDGIPPAPRGIPQIEVTFDIDANGILHVSAKDKASGKEQSIKITHSSGLSDAEIEKMRKDAKEHEGEDKKRREEVDTKNHADSLIFQTEKQMKEFGEKLTPDMKGKLETALGRLKESVKGTNTDEIKSAMDAMNAAWNEASTQMYSQATGAPGAGGEQQANPNAGAEGQQPDDKKVENADFEVVDDEKK; encoded by the coding sequence ATGGGAAAAATTATCGGAATCGATTTAGGAACGACTAACTCGGTAGTTGCCGTAATGGAAGGCAATGACCCTGTTGTAATTCCTAATGCGGAAGGACACAGAACTACACCTTCTGTTGTTGCTTTCACCAAAGGCGGCGAGCGCCTCGTGGGACAGGCGGCAAAGAGGCAGTCAGTTACCAATCCGCAGAACACTGTATCATCCATAAAGAGATTTATGGGCAGAAGGTACAATGAAGTAACAGATGAGATCTCAAAGGTATCTTATAAAGTTGTTAAAGGCGAAAATGATACTGCGAGAGTTGAAATTGGTGACAGGGTTTACTCACCACCTGAAATTTCAGCAATGGTACTTCAGAAAATGAAACAGACCGCTGAAGATTATTTAGGCCAAAAAGTCACAGAAGCTGTTATTACAGTGCCGGCTTATTTTAATGACGCGCAAAGACAGGCTACCACAGATGCAGGTAAAATTGCAGGGCTTGAAGTAAAAAGAATTATCAATGAGCCTACTGCAGCTGCACTTGCATACGGTCTTGATAAAAAGAAAAAAGATGAAAAAGTAGCTGTTTATGATCTTGGCGGAGGTACATTTGATATTTCCATTTTAGAGTTATATGATATCGAAGGTACAGGCAACTTCCAGGTTAAATCAACCAACGGTGATACACACCTTGGCGGTGATGACTTTGACCAGAGGCTTATGGACTATCTTGCTGAAGAATTCCAGAAGCTCGAAGGCATTGACCTGAGAAAAGACCCGATGGCATTACAGAGATTAAAAGTTGAAGCTGAAAGGGTTAAATGTGACCTTTCAAGCCAGACCCAGGCTGATGTGAAACTTCCGTACATTACGGCAATTGACGGTGTGCCCAAACACATTGATATGACTGTAACCCGCGCTAAGTTTGAACAGCTTGTAGATGATCTTATTCAAAGGACAATGGAGCCATGCAAAAAAGCTCTAGCTGATTCAGGATTTACAGTTGACCAGATTGATGAAGTAATTCTTGTCGGTGGTTCAACCAGGATCCCTAAGGTTCAGGAAGCAGTGAAAAACTTCTTCAAAAAAGAACCGCATAAAGGCGTTAATCCTGATGAAGTTGTAGCAATAGGCGCAGCTATACAGGGCGGCGTATTGACGGGTGATGTTAAGGATGTATTGCTGCTTGATGTTACACCGCTTTCTCTTGGAATTGAAACTCTTGGCGGAGTCATGACAAAGATGATTGATGCCAATACAACAATTCCTACAAAGAAAACAGAAGTATATTCAACAGCATCAGATAACCAGCCTTCAGTTGAAATTCATATACTGCAGGGTGAGCGTCCAATGGCGCAGGATAACAGGACTATCGGAAGATTCCATTTAGACGGAATTCCGCCTGCTCCGCGCGGGATACCGCAGATCGAAGTTACATTTGATATCGATGCAAACGGTATACTGCACGTAAGCGCCAAGGATAAAGCATCCGGCAAGGAACAGTCAATAAAAATAACTCACTCAAGCGGATTAAGTGATGCTGAAATTGAAAAGATGCGTAAAGATGCCAAAGAACATGAAGGCGAAGATAAAAAAAGACGTGAAGAAGTTGATACTAAGAATCATGCAGACAGTTTGATATTCCAGACTGAAAAGCAGATGAAAGAATTCGGTGAAAAGCTTACCCCCGATATGAAGGGCAAGCTGGAGACAGCACTTGGCAGACTTAAAGAATCTGTTAAGGGAACAAATACCGATGAAATAAAATCTGCAATGGATGCGATGAATGCTGCATGGAATGAAGCTTCAACCCAGATGTACAGCCAGGCAACCGGCGCGCCAGGAGCTGGCGGTGAGCAGCAGGCAAATCCAAATGCCGGCGCTGAAGGCCAGCAGCCTGATGACAAAAAGGTTGAAAATGCCGACTTCGAAGTTGTTGATGATGAAAAGAAGTAA
- a CDS encoding clan AA aspartic protease, with protein sequence MKNNISSLLVKQGYHKIPLKSNGAGHFKLNAEINGKTGSFILDTGASHTVIDESAAEKFLLKISKSVSKDAGGLGTAQLKTRKSRGNTIRIKEFSVINKVIITVDLTHVNNALEKSRSKKIDGVLGADLLKKHRALIDYAEKTLYLK encoded by the coding sequence ATGAAAAATAATATAAGCAGCTTACTCGTAAAACAGGGTTATCATAAAATTCCACTTAAAAGTAACGGAGCCGGACACTTTAAGCTTAATGCGGAAATTAACGGTAAAACCGGCAGCTTTATTCTGGATACAGGCGCTTCACATACCGTAATTGATGAATCAGCTGCTGAAAAATTCCTGCTGAAAATCTCAAAAAGTGTTTCAAAAGATGCTGGCGGTCTTGGCACTGCGCAATTAAAAACCAGGAAAAGCAGGGGTAACACTATCAGGATCAAGGAATTTTCTGTTATTAACAAAGTTATTATAACAGTTGATCTTACTCATGTAAACAATGCTCTGGAAAAATCACGCAGTAAAAAAATTGATGGTGTTTTGGGTGCTGACCTGCTTAAAAAACACAGGGCTCTGATCGATTACGCTGAAAAAACACTTTACCTGAAATAA
- a CDS encoding NYN domain-containing protein — METIIIDAYNLMHKVTELRILLAQSQDICVDTMIQKLRNHYHGRSTKCIIVFDGFGQNKHEGNISVKFSKTGVGPDYGHADALIKHLIEKSRNPKLLKVVSSDREVSSFAKECGSRILTSESFWGEVKDRRTERVEAIRESKEKPSVVTRGEFEFLLKEFTKK; from the coding sequence ATGGAAACCATAATAATAGACGCATATAACCTGATGCATAAGGTAACCGAGCTTAGGATACTGCTGGCTCAGTCACAGGATATATGTGTAGATACCATGATACAGAAGCTTCGCAACCATTACCACGGCAGAAGCACTAAATGTATTATTGTATTTGATGGTTTCGGGCAGAATAAACATGAAGGCAATATCAGCGTAAAGTTCTCTAAAACAGGCGTTGGACCCGACTACGGCCACGCTGACGCATTGATAAAACACCTGATAGAAAAATCAAGAAACCCAAAGCTTTTAAAAGTAGTCTCAAGTGACAGGGAAGTATCATCCTTCGCAAAAGAATGCGGTTCAAGGATACTTACATCGGAAAGCTTTTGGGGGGAAGTAAAGGATAGAAGAACTGAGCGGGTTGAAGCTATTCGTGAATCAAAGGAAAAACCATCAGTAGTTACCCGCGGCGAATTTGAATTTTTACTAAAGGAATTTACTAAAAAATAA
- a CDS encoding rhodanese-related sulfurtransferase: MYRILLYYKYVKIDNPEFFAEEHLGYCRDLGLRGRILISPEGINGTCSGSYSQTEKYMAHMKLDERFKDLWFKMDDSPGHVFKKMHVRYKEELVTFRLPQDLDPNVLSGKHLEPKEWLELMQQDDVIILDGRTDYEFDLGHFKNAIRPPVKSFREFPEWVEKDFKIYKDKKVLTYCTGGVRCEKLSGYLLQQGFKDVYQLNGGIVNYSHDPEVKGKLFEGKCYVFDERISIPINFADEYTITGKCLHCGTPSDRYVNCANLDCHKQHFECEACEEKWSRSCSEECMQAPRHELLQNA; the protein is encoded by the coding sequence ATGTATAGAATATTACTATATTACAAATATGTAAAAATCGATAATCCTGAATTTTTTGCAGAAGAACATTTGGGTTATTGCAGAGATCTTGGACTACGGGGCAGAATTTTAATTTCACCCGAAGGAATAAACGGCACATGCAGCGGTTCATACAGCCAGACTGAAAAATATATGGCTCATATGAAGCTTGATGAAAGATTCAAAGATCTTTGGTTTAAAATGGATGACTCACCGGGTCATGTATTTAAAAAAATGCATGTAAGATATAAAGAAGAGCTTGTTACTTTCAGGCTGCCACAAGATCTTGACCCGAATGTATTAAGCGGCAAACATCTTGAGCCAAAAGAGTGGCTTGAGCTGATGCAGCAGGATGACGTTATCATTCTGGACGGAAGGACAGATTATGAGTTTGACCTTGGTCATTTTAAGAATGCTATCAGGCCGCCTGTTAAATCATTCCGTGAATTCCCCGAATGGGTAGAAAAAGATTTTAAAATATATAAAGATAAAAAAGTTTTAACATACTGCACCGGAGGTGTAAGATGTGAAAAGCTTTCAGGTTACCTGCTGCAGCAGGGATTTAAGGATGTTTACCAGCTAAATGGCGGCATTGTAAATTATTCCCACGATCCTGAAGTAAAGGGAAAGCTCTTCGAAGGCAAATGTTATGTTTTTGATGAAAGAATATCCATACCCATCAACTTTGCCGATGAATACACTATTACCGGAAAGTGCCTGCATTGCGGAACTCCTTCTGACAGGTACGTTAACTGCGCAAACCTTGATTGCCATAAACAGCATTTTGAATGCGAAGCATGCGAAGAAAAGTGGTCCCGTTCATGCAGCGAGGAATGTATGCAGGCCCCAAGGCATGAGCTCCTTCAAAATGCTTAA
- a CDS encoding beta-lactamase family protein — protein MKYMKFTRFIALLVVFSSAYINAQNDKLTEFIEHYSDSILTTALQPGMIISITKGDKVIYEKSKGLANIETKAPMVTDFRFRIGSLTKTFTCTVLLQLVDEKKLTLDEQIDKYFPNLPNAKNITVRMLGDMTSGLYNYSEAKEFDDSMKSHPKKLWKPEELIEVSVRNGTYFEPGKGWHYSNTNTALIGMIIEKVTGNSLPQEIKTRITDKLGMKNTDFPEVPEIWGSHPEGYGEDDGTWVYPLVDVTTKYNPSWGWAAGAMVSTIEDLKIYLKALAEGTLISKETMAERMKPGLERDGLKYCFGMFILGDSYIGHNGSYPGFHNISVHSPKTGITAIIFYNTQSNRSPDDFLKAILPMLE, from the coding sequence ATGAAATATATGAAGTTTACACGTTTTATTGCATTATTGGTCGTTTTCAGCTCAGCATATATAAATGCGCAGAATGATAAATTAACAGAATTTATCGAACATTATTCTGATTCCATACTTACCACTGCGCTGCAGCCGGGAATGATAATCAGTATCACAAAAGGGGATAAAGTAATTTACGAAAAATCCAAAGGTCTTGCCAACATTGAAACAAAAGCGCCAATGGTGACTGATTTCCGTTTCAGAATAGGAAGCTTAACCAAAACTTTTACATGCACTGTGCTGCTGCAGCTTGTTGACGAAAAAAAACTTACGCTTGATGAGCAAATTGATAAATACTTTCCAAATCTTCCGAATGCAAAAAACATTACAGTAAGAATGCTTGGCGATATGACAAGCGGTTTATATAATTACAGTGAAGCCAAAGAGTTTGATGATTCCATGAAGTCACATCCAAAAAAATTATGGAAACCCGAAGAGCTTATTGAAGTATCGGTTCGTAACGGAACGTATTTTGAACCCGGCAAAGGCTGGCATTACAGCAATACAAATACTGCGTTAATTGGAATGATAATTGAAAAAGTAACGGGTAATTCTTTACCGCAGGAAATTAAAACCCGTATCACCGATAAGCTCGGAATGAAAAATACCGATTTCCCCGAAGTGCCGGAAATTTGGGGCTCACATCCAGAAGGATACGGCGAAGATGACGGCACATGGGTTTACCCGCTGGTGGATGTTACCACAAAGTATAATCCAAGCTGGGGCTGGGCAGCAGGAGCAATGGTTTCAACAATCGAAGATCTAAAGATCTATCTAAAGGCTTTGGCTGAAGGAACGCTAATCAGCAAAGAAACAATGGCTGAAAGAATGAAACCCGGACTGGAAAGGGACGGCTTGAAATACTGTTTTGGTATGTTCATACTTGGTGATTCATATATAGGGCATAACGGTTCTTATCCCGGATTTCATAACATTTCAGTTCATTCACCCAAAACCGGAATAACCGCGATTATATTCTATAATACTCAGTCAAACCGCTCACCTGACGATTTTTTGAAGGCGATATTACCAATGCTTGAGTAA
- a CDS encoding ABC transporter permease yields the protein MLTIIQNTFREALAKKIFIGYYIFYAIVILIMIFLVNMDSVEGVMSLADSKMLVLQVETGFLTISWNLIIFFSLISTASFIPSMLEKGTIDLLISKPISRPMILISKYLGAVLFVFISMVFLLGSIWLILSLKSGFWDPTFLLSIVWLTLAFAVMYSIVVIIGLTTQSTVVAILVNFFLIFVLCPLLSVREAVIFSLVSNETVKFIFDFLYYLLPKPGEFRDVTTSMINGDTINMWKSSSNAETGIFTVSWLSPVSSVLFLLVTMAYSVYYFAKKDY from the coding sequence ATGCTGACAATAATTCAAAATACTTTCCGTGAAGCGCTGGCAAAGAAAATATTTATAGGTTATTATATATTCTATGCCATTGTTATTCTAATTATGATATTTCTGGTGAACATGGATTCCGTCGAAGGCGTGATGAGCCTGGCTGATTCCAAAATGCTTGTTCTGCAGGTTGAAACCGGCTTTTTGACAATATCATGGAACCTGATCATTTTTTTCTCACTGATATCCACTGCATCTTTCATCCCCTCAATGCTTGAAAAAGGCACCATTGATCTGCTGATATCAAAACCGATATCAAGACCGATGATCCTGATTTCAAAGTATTTAGGTGCTGTTCTGTTCGTATTTATCAGTATGGTTTTCTTATTGGGTTCAATTTGGCTGATACTTTCGCTAAAATCAGGTTTCTGGGATCCGACATTTCTGCTTTCAATTGTATGGTTAACCCTGGCATTTGCAGTAATGTACAGCATAGTAGTAATAATAGGTTTAACAACCCAAAGCACAGTAGTGGCTATTCTGGTGAATTTTTTCCTGATATTTGTTCTGTGCCCGCTTCTTTCTGTAAGAGAAGCTGTTATATTTTCGCTGGTAAGCAATGAAACAGTTAAATTTATATTTGATTTCCTGTATTACCTGCTTCCGAAGCCGGGTGAATTCAGGGATGTTACCACTTCTATGATAAACGGAGATACCATTAATATGTGGAAAAGTTCTTCTAATGCTGAAACGGGAATCTTTACTGTATCATGGCTTTCACCTGTAAGCTCAGTGTTATTTTTACTGGTAACTATGGCTTATTCAGTTTATTATTTCGCTAAGAAAGACTATTAA